The Aquipuribacter hungaricus genome segment GACGGCACCGAGGTGGCCGAGGACGGCGACGTCTTCGCGTTCTACCTGCCCCCGATCAACGAGGAGTTCGGCAACCCCGTGCTCGGCGCCGGCGAGTTCGTCGGGGCCTTCTCGGACGAGCCGCACGTCCAGGCGTTCCAGCTGTACATGACGTCCGAGGACTTCATCAACAACCGGGCCGCCGGCGGCCAGTTCATCCCCCCGCACTCCGGGCTGGACGTCGCCAACCTGCAGAACCCGATCGACGAGCTGTCGGCCGAGCTGCTGAACGACGAGGAGGCGACCTTCCGCTTCGACGCCTCCGACCTCATGCCGGGTGCCGTCGGCGCCGGGACCTTCTGGTCGGAGATGACGGCGTGGATCGCCGAGGACAAGGCCGACGCCGAGGTCCTCGACGCCATCGAGGCCTCCTGGCCCGCGTCCTGACCTCCCGCTGACAGGCCCGTGGCGCGTCTCCTCCGGGGGGCGCGCCGCGGGCCTACCAGCAGGGGGGACGCGCGGGTAGCGTCCCCCCGCACCTCGGCCCGGGCCTCGCCCCACGAGGCCGTCCACCATCACGACGAGGAGATGCGCGGACCATGGATCTACTGCTCTCTGCCGACAGCACCGGCGACAAGCTCATCACGATGGTCGCGGCCATCATCCTGTTCGTCGCGGTCATGGGCGTGCTGCTCTTCGCCGTGGACCGGCCCAGGAACGTCCCGTCGTGGCTGGTCTTCCTGGCTTTCGTCGGCCCGGCGGCGCTGCTGCTGCTGTGGGGCCTCATCCGGCCGGCGATCCTCACGATCTACCAGTCGTTCTTCGACCGCCGGGGCGAGACGTTCGTCGGCCTCGACAACTTCGTCGCGCTGGCCACGAGCAACGACCTGCGCTCGGTGCTGGTCAACACCATCATCTGGGTCCTCATCGTCCCCGTCGCCGCCACGTTCCTCGGCCTGCTGTACGCGGTCGTCGTCGACCGCTCGCCGGTCGAGGCCCTGGCCAAGGCGCTCATCTTCCTGCCGATGGCGATCTCGCTCGTCGGCGCCAGCATCATCTGGCGCTTCGTCTACGAGTACAAGGCCGACATCGGCGACATCCAGCAGATCGGCCTGCTCAACCAGATCCTGGTCTGGCTGGGCCAGGAGCCCTACCAGTTCCTGCTCAACGGCCCGTGGAACACGTTCTTCCTCATCGTCGTGTTCATCTGGGTGCAGACCGGCTTCGCCATGACGATCCTGTCCGCGGCCATCAAGGCCATCCCCGACGACGTCACCGAGGCCGCGCGCCTGGACGGCGTCACCGGGATGCAGATGTTCCGCCACATCACCGTCCCCGGCATCCGCCCGGCGCTGGTGGTCGTGCTGACGACCATCGCCATCGGCACGCTCAAGGTCTTCGACATCGTCCGCACCATGACCGGCGGCAACTACGGCACGTCGGTGGTCGCCAACGAGTTCTACACGCAGGCGTTCCGGCAGTCGAACGCCGGCCTCGGCGCAGCCCTGGCGACGATCCTGTTCGTCCTCGTCGTCCCGATCGTCGTCTACAACGTGCGCCAGATGCGCATCTCGGAGGATGTCCGATGAGCACCACCGACCGGGAGCAGGGATTCACGACCAGCGCCGCGAGCGCCCCCGGCGTCAAGGCGGGCGACTTCGTCGACCCGGCCGTGTCGGGCGGCGGCAGCCGCACCGGCACCGTCCCCCGCTCGGCGAAGGCCAAGAAGCGCCTCACCAACCCCGGGGCCTCCCTCATCGCCATCGTCCTGGCGGTGCTGTGGACGATCCCGACGTTCGGCCTCGTGCTGTCGTCGATCCGCCCCGAGATCCAGACCAAGACCACGGGCTGGTGGACCTTCCCCCTGGACCCGCAGGTGACGGTCAACAACTACAACCTGGTGCTGTACGGCGGGCAGAACAACTTCGCCTCGTACTTCATCAACTCCCTCGTCATCACCCTGCCCGCGGTCATCATCCCGATCACGCTCGCGCTGCTGGCGGCCTACGCCTTCGCGTGGATGGACTTCCCGGGCCGCGACGCGCTCTTCGTCGGGGTGTTCGCCCTGCAGATCGTCCCCATCCAGGTGACGCTCATCCCGCTGCTGCGCGACTACAACGACGCCGGGCTGGCCGGGTCGTTCTGGCCCATCTGGCTCTCGCACTCGATCTTCGCCCTGCCCCTGGCGATCTTCCTGCTCCACAACTTCATGAAGGACATCCCCAAGTCCCTCATCGAGGCCGCCCGCGTCGACGGCGCCGGGCACGTGAAGATCTTCTTCCAGGTGCTCATGCCGCTGCTCACGCCGGCCATCGCCGCGTTCGGCGTCTTCCAGTTCCTCTGGGTGTGGAACGACCTGCTCGTCGCCCTGACGTTCGGCTCGCCCGACACCTTCCCGCTCACCGAGCGCCTGGCCAGCCTGGTCGGCTCGCGCGGCTCGGAGTGGCACGTCCTCACCGCCGGCGCCGTGATCTCGATCATCGTGCCGCTCATCGTGTTCCTGTCGCTCCAGCGCTTCTTCGTCCGCGGCCTGCTCGCGGGCAGCGTCAAGGGCTGACAGCGCGCACCAGCACAGCACCAGCACGACGGAGGCCCGGGGCAGACGCCCCGGGCCTCTGTCGTGCCCCCGCAGCCAGGCCCCGTCACGGCTCCCCGCCCCTGTCAAGGGCCTCCGGTTAAGGTCGCCCGTCCTGCTGCCGATCACGTCGAGGTCGTGACCACCGTGGTCACGTCGGATTCTCGATGGAGGCGCCGTGAGCAGCGCGACCGACGGCATGGACGAGATCGTCCAGGAGTTCCTCGTGGAGAGCCACGAGAACCTGGACCAGCTCGACCGCGACTTCGTGGAGCTCGAACAGGCCCCGGGGTCACGCGACCTGCTGGCCAGCGTCTTCCGGACGATCCACACGATCAAGGGCACCAGCGGCTTCCTCGGCTTCGGCAACCTCGAGAAGGTCACGCACGTCGGCGAGAACCTGCTCGCCAAGCTGCGCGACGGCGACCGCGTCCTCGACGGGCCGACCACCGACGTCCTGCTCCAGATGGTCGACGCCGTCCGCGCCGTCCTCACCACCATCGAGGCCACCGGCGTCGACGCGAGCTGCGACGTCAGCGAGGCCGTCGAGGCCGTCCGCGCGGTCCTGGAGACGACGCAGGCCGTCGCCGAGCCCGAGCCGGCCGCCGAGGCCGACGGCCGCGACAGCCTCGGCGAGATCCTCGTCGACTCCGGCGCCGTGAGCCCCGAGCTCGTCGGCGCCGCCCTCGGCGTCCAGGTCGCCGGCGACAGCCGCCACCTGGGCGAGATCCTCGCCGACGCCGAGGTCGTCACCGACGAGGTCCTCGCCGGCGCCCTGGAGAAGCAGTCCAAGAAGCGCTCCGCGGTCGACTCCTCGATCCGCGTCGACGTCGACGTCCTCGAGAACCTCATGCAGCTGGTCGGCGAGCTCGTCCTGTCGCGCAACCAGGTCCTGCAGCTGGCCGCCGACTCCTCCGACGCCGACCTGGTCCGCTCCGCGCACCGGCTCGACCTCATCTCCTCCTCGCTGCAGGAGGCCGTCATGAAGACGCGCATGCAGCCCATGGACTACCTGTGGGCCAAGCTGCCCCGCGTCGTCCGCGACCTGTCCGCGCAGTGCGGCAAGGAGCTGGACCTGGTCATGCACGGCCGGGAGACCGAGCTCGACCGCACCCTGCTCGACGCCGTCAAGGACCCCCTGACGCACCTGGTCCGCAACTCCGTCGACCACGGCATCGAGACCGCCGACGCCCGCGAGGCCGCCGGCAAGCCGCGCCGCGGCACGCTGACCCTGCGGGCGTACCACGAGTCCGGCCAGGTCGTCATGGAGATCTGCGACGACGGCGCCGGGATCGACCCCGCGAAGATCGGCCGCAAGGCCGTCGAGAAGGGGCTCATCACCTCCGACGAGCTCGCCGGCATGAGCCGCCGGGCCGTCCTCGACCTCATCTTCCGCCCCGGCTTCTCCACCGCCGAGGCCGTCACCAACGTCTCCGGCCGCGGCGTCGGCATGGACGTCGTGCGCACGAACATCGAGAAGATCGGCGGCAGCGTCGACCTCACCTCCACGCTCGGCCACGGCACCGTCATGCGCGTCACCATCCCGCTGACCCTGGCGATCATCCCCGCCCTCGTCGTCCGCCAGGGCGAGGAGCGCTACGCCA includes the following:
- a CDS encoding carbohydrate ABC transporter permease; this encodes MSTTDREQGFTTSAASAPGVKAGDFVDPAVSGGGSRTGTVPRSAKAKKRLTNPGASLIAIVLAVLWTIPTFGLVLSSIRPEIQTKTTGWWTFPLDPQVTVNNYNLVLYGGQNNFASYFINSLVITLPAVIIPITLALLAAYAFAWMDFPGRDALFVGVFALQIVPIQVTLIPLLRDYNDAGLAGSFWPIWLSHSIFALPLAIFLLHNFMKDIPKSLIEAARVDGAGHVKIFFQVLMPLLTPAIAAFGVFQFLWVWNDLLVALTFGSPDTFPLTERLASLVGSRGSEWHVLTAGAVISIIVPLIVFLSLQRFFVRGLLAGSVKG
- a CDS encoding carbohydrate ABC transporter permease; this translates as MDLLLSADSTGDKLITMVAAIILFVAVMGVLLFAVDRPRNVPSWLVFLAFVGPAALLLLWGLIRPAILTIYQSFFDRRGETFVGLDNFVALATSNDLRSVLVNTIIWVLIVPVAATFLGLLYAVVVDRSPVEALAKALIFLPMAISLVGASIIWRFVYEYKADIGDIQQIGLLNQILVWLGQEPYQFLLNGPWNTFFLIVVFIWVQTGFAMTILSAAIKAIPDDVTEAARLDGVTGMQMFRHITVPGIRPALVVVLTTIAIGTLKVFDIVRTMTGGNYGTSVVANEFYTQAFRQSNAGLGAALATILFVLVVPIVVYNVRQMRISEDVR
- a CDS encoding chemotaxis protein CheA — translated: MSSATDGMDEIVQEFLVESHENLDQLDRDFVELEQAPGSRDLLASVFRTIHTIKGTSGFLGFGNLEKVTHVGENLLAKLRDGDRVLDGPTTDVLLQMVDAVRAVLTTIEATGVDASCDVSEAVEAVRAVLETTQAVAEPEPAAEADGRDSLGEILVDSGAVSPELVGAALGVQVAGDSRHLGEILADAEVVTDEVLAGALEKQSKKRSAVDSSIRVDVDVLENLMQLVGELVLSRNQVLQLAADSSDADLVRSAHRLDLISSSLQEAVMKTRMQPMDYLWAKLPRVVRDLSAQCGKELDLVMHGRETELDRTLLDAVKDPLTHLVRNSVDHGIETADAREAAGKPRRGTLTLRAYHESGQVVMEICDDGAGIDPAKIGRKAVEKGLITSDELAGMSRRAVLDLIFRPGFSTAEAVTNVSGRGVGMDVVRTNIEKIGGSVDLTSTLGHGTVMRVTIPLTLAIIPALVVRQGEERYAIPQANLLELVRMHPDDPTKGVEYVAGVPVHRLRGRLLPLLDLGGQLGSTSEHRAAATIAVLRSDNNEFGLVVDEVLETQEIVVKPLGAALTSLQLFAGAAVMGDGRIALILDVLGLAGAGNIQHAAASITSSMQDDPSLLAETSALRSLLVVRTDGDRNVAVPLELVARLEEVPVTALERVGSSTVVQYRGDLLPVVEVDQGGWGGGYGVPGQGGAPELEQLGRPATVTLVVYQHRGGLVGLRVSEIVDIVEVPLVLSPIGARSGSLGSLVVNGHITDVLDVAALAAPFGTDHAGYDAATDEEYSRAR